One Capsicum annuum cultivar UCD-10X-F1 chromosome 2, UCD10Xv1.1, whole genome shotgun sequence genomic window carries:
- the LOC107858782 gene encoding transcription factor PRE6 — translation MSGRRSRQSEGGTSRISDDQIIELVSKLQQLLPEIRNRRSNKASASKVLQETCNYIRNLHKEVDDLSDRLSQLLSTIDADSPEAAIIRSLIM, via the exons ATGTCAGGGAGAAGGTCTAGACAGTCAGAGGGGGGCACGTCCCGGATTTCAGATGATCAGATCATCGAACTTGTCTCCAAATTGCAGCAGCTTCTTCCTGAAATTCGCAATCGTCGCTCTAACAAG GCATCAGCCTCTAAGGTGCTTCAAGAAACATGCAACTACATTAGAAATTTGCATAAAGAGGTGGATGATCTCAGTGATAGACTTTCTCAGTTATTGTCCACTATTGATGCTGATAGTCCAGAAGCTGCAATCATTCGTAgtttaattatgtaa